DNA from Onthophagus taurus isolate NC chromosome 2, IU_Otau_3.0, whole genome shotgun sequence:
TGATAAGGAATTGGTCGTTTTCTTGCActggttaatttaattttagtaaattgTTAGTATAAAAAACGGCAAAACAAAGAAAGGAGTTTAGTTgattaaaacgttaaaacaaaatttgtaagataaaacaaaattggggatgattaaaagtttttgacAAAACTTACatgcaaaaaagaaaaaaattaactctATACTTACCTTTTCAAAATACATGGtgcaaaaaaagtaaaaaaatggctaatttaaagtatacacgaaagatttcttttattaactcaattatttcgatataaaatttgattggaGTTTAACCCCAATCGAATTTTacattaatatataaacaataaaaagaaaaacacctacaaaaaacatttaaaacaataaaaccaaatatatcaaaaaaatcataaatttattatcgcCTACAAACAAGAAAGAATACAAATGTTTActtatctacaaaaaaaatcaaaaattatatttcaaatCAATATAATCTTCtgtaattactaaattataatttgattaataaaaatcaaaaccaagcaaaaaaaaaatgaaacaaaacaaaatctcAGAacccaaaacaaaaagaacgaTATGAAAGAGCTACTTGGAGGGAGGGTTCACTTAttatgataataattaataataattataataaatcacaCGATTCTGGCACATACACATGTCTAAAATCCTACTACTTCTTGCTGAAAAATAGAGAAAGCAAAATAAAAGGAAACGTGTCCGTCTCGATGctatcaaataattttgaattggtGCCATCGGTGTGAAATcatgcaaaattttttacCTGGTTATTCGGCGCCTATCCAAAAAGCTCGGCGATCCGTGACGTCGCGGGATCGACGGCGATCTTGATCTTGAACCGCTACTTGAACTCCGCGAAGAACTTGACGAACGCGAACTTGAATGACTTCTTGATCGCGACGAACGAGATGAACTTCGACTAGATGATGATGACGAAGATCTACTTTGAGAACTATTACGTTTTgaactaaaagaaaaacaaagttACTGGATTAATATGGAGAAGGAGGTGTCTGTTATATACAAAACATGCATAGCAGTAGACTCTGAGTGGTATATCTTTAATGATCAACTacacaacaaattaaaaattggcaGTATCATAGTCTTTATATCTACCATGACTTCCGATTTCACGAACGCATACAGTACACAGAACTACTACAGCCATACAACAACATCAGCAAAAAGAACATCCACTGTTGATTTAAACGAAAACTACCACAAGACATCTACTTGAATTAAAGATGTTAAATGTTACATTCAATTTGacttatgtttattattttgtaagtgAGGAAGTCCTTTTAGTTGtgtaatgtaattaatttactagtctggcaataaaaaaaaaacttaaaatcagattttttttaattcttaccTGTAAGAGGAATGAGAAAAACTCCTCGACCTACTTTTCCTCTCCTTACTAATCGATTTTGATTTACTTTTTGATTTCGATCTCGAAGACCTCGAAACAGTTCTTTTCCGATTTTCCCctaaattattatcatcatCATCGCTACTACCGTATCGTTCCAAAATCTTCCTAACCTCCttcaatttcttcaaatcAACCGAACTTTTTTCACTCTTCGTCGTAAACGGTTTAATATCAAACGAATCTTTAACAACATTCTCCCGTTTCTCGTCCTTTTCAACCTTCATCAGCGCCACATCCAATTTCGGAATCGAAAAACTATTCAATTTCGGAATTTTCTTCTCCAAACTTTCCTTAGCTTTCGCCGCCAAACCCGATTTTAACACCTTAAgcattttgatttctttttcgCGTTGTTCCTCGTCTTCCTTATCGTAATCATTAGGAGACATTTCATCTTCACTACTCGATCGTAATCGAACGACGGGAAGTTGtggctttttttgtttaattttttcttttgatttttgaattaatcttGATTTATCTTCGAGAGGTGTCGGGGATCTTTCACTTTCTTTCGATGGTGAATATTTTtcgtaaatttttgaagaagatGGATTATAATTATCACGGGATCTAGAACGGGTTTTTGATTTCGATGACGATTTACGATTAAGTGGAATGGGGGtgttatttcgatttttttcgGGTTGATTAGAATCGATTTCGTTATCTGattgtttttttgaatttgtttctATTTGAATGTGATCTCcgtattttgtgttttgtggTGTATGACTTTTTCTTGGTGGACTAACACTGTTTTTCTTTAACGTTTTTGGTGGTGTTTTTGAACGATTTCTTCTGCTATTCAAATTCACATCTAATCTTTTTTGCTCTCTATTCCTTTCTTCTTTTCgatctttatttaattcagTTCTTCTTTCACGACTTCTATCTTCTTCACGTCTCTCTCGACTTCTTTCTTGACGATCTTCAAGTTTATCTCGATTATTTTCCCCCCGAATTCTTTCTTTACTTCCATTATCTCTTTCTCTACTTCTTTCTTTTTGGCGCGATTCATTTCGTTCTAACGATTTTTGTTGTACTTCTTTATATCGATCTCTACTTTCTTTTCGATATCGAAATTTATCACCAACGTTTTCTTTACTTTCCTTATTTCTTAAAGGCGAATAAGACTTAGATCTTCGCTTTTCCCTCGGCGATTTCGATCTATTATATCTATGTCTATACCCTTGCCTTCGATTTTCATAATTCCTACTTTCTTCTTGTTGCCTGTACCTATTTGTACGCGAACGATCCCTTTCTTTTCTATTATAAGGAGATTCTGAAGATTGTCGCCTCCCAGATGATGATTTGTGAATGCTCCTTGATCGACGATCCTGTTTCGAAGATggcttattatttttttgatctCTCGACGAAAGTGTTGGTTGGTTTTGGTGCTTTTTCGGCGGGgttttatccttttttgtcttttttggTTCAGGAGAACTTTCGCGGGAACTATCAGATGAGGAATGTCTTCTTTTCTTTGCTTTCTTCttctaaaattatatttaaacaattcattcattaaataaatgtaaaaaataattaaaacaaacctcttttttcttttttcgtttctttttcttctcatCTTCACTGCTTGAGTCATCGCCTGAACTAGAATTTGATTCATCATCGCTAGAAACGGATGATCTTCTacgtttctttttcttcttatcTTTCGATCTATTGCGAAAGAAAGAAATCGTAATGAGCAATAAAAGgagttgaaaaagaaataaaaaaaacacgGTACTTCTTTAACACTGGCATTGCTCTCTAAAAACTTATGTCTATTTGCCGATGTAAATTCCCTTCACGCGGTGTTAAAAAAGGAGCTACAACGGTGAAGGGAATTTATATGGACTCCGCGAACACGAAAatcatttatataaatgttcgagaatcaaaatataaatgagaaaaaaatacatttatcgtttttaaaaaacgtttaagCCGTTAAGTGTGAACGCACCTTCAGTCCGACCGGGGTATAGCTAGACATAAGCAAagtcaaattaaattagacgTGCCAAAACGATACCATTACCTGTAGGCCTTCAAACACGTACCGCAAGAAAATACACCAACGAGTCAATTAGTAGTTGTcgcaaaatttataaaaactctattattattcattaagttttggtttttttaaatttttgtactaacACAAAAATGTAAGCACaagagtttctttttttaaccttAAACTTATGTACAATAATCAAAAGTAGTGCTGCCAAGTGATTAAAATCGACTGTTTAATGATTTAGTTTAATGAAGCActaattttgaaagaaataagaaataaataaacaagaaattttaacaattaacaAACCCTCACTAAAAACTcacttttctttctttcgtttctttgatttcttctttttcttatgCTCCTCACTCGATGAGCTATAAAATTCAATAACATAAagcgatttttaaacaattttttattcactctttACTTACCTCATCTTgcgtttcttcttctttttatctttatcgTTTCCATTACTTTGCGGTTCAGGACTTGGTGTGTGAACGAGTTCGTAGCGAGCGGCTTGCTGTTTTTcctgttctttttctttttccctCTCTAAAGCCCTTTCCTTTTCCTTTTCCTGCTTAGCAAGCTGTTCCTTAGCTTGCCGATCCGGATCAAAACTGCTACCGTCAACAAAATACTCCGAAATTCCGAAAGCCTCCCTCAATCTCGCGTTCTTTTCTTGTTGTGCTTCAGCCACTTGATGTGTTTCAGTTacactttaataaaaaaacaagtaaaaatagcattaaaataaaaaattatttatattaaatcgtTAGAAATTAGACTCACGAATTTTGTATAACAACACTACTTTGACAAACCATTTTATATAGTTGAGTGATATCAACGAAATCGTATAAAACGTAATAGAAGAATGGTTTATATAGTATGTGGGGTGCTTTCAATTCACCCCATTTACGTGAGGGGGTTTACAATTGTGGGCGATGGATCGATATTTGGAGGAAAAAATTAGGGGAGAGCGAAACGAAACATCTGTCTGCTACACATGAAATACttttatattatcaaattaaaataatttaaaaaaaaataactttttttttaaatctaccTTACAACAGATCTCATGGCATTTCTTGGAGGTAAAATTTGTAAAGGCCGTTGTTGATTATGAGGATTACCCATAACACAATGGCAGTGACAGCAACATTGTCTCCTATTCGCAAATCTGATGGGCGCCTTCGGCCCCAACGCTTGACAGAGAGCATCCCTCCACAACCTCTCAAAAATAACCCTCTCATCGACCGAAAACCTCCTCGAATTTCCATAAAACATCTCGATTttcacaaatattttatatattttttttacaaaaataaaa
Protein-coding regions in this window:
- the LOC111426825 gene encoding serine/arginine repetitive matrix protein 2 isoform X1, whose protein sequence is MYNGIGLATPRGSGTNGHVQRNWALVKPREKEKNYKTESELAVLDTAANKQPNKEILDHERKRKIELKCTEFADILEEQGYSEEAIKNKVNNYRNMLMGHDGKLEKTVDQWGRVCVTETHQVAEAQQEKNARLREAFGISEYFVDGSSFDPDRQAKEQLAKQEKEKERALEREKEKEQEKQQAARYELVHTPSPEPQSNGNDKDKKKKKRKMSSSSEEHKKKKKSKKRKKEKSKDKKKKKRRRSSVSSDDESNSSSGDDSSSEDEKKKKRKKKKEKKKAKKRRHSSSDSSRESSPEPKKTKKDKTPPKKHQNQPTLSSRDQKNNKPSSKQDRRSRSIHKSSSGRRQSSESPYNRKERDRSRTNRYRQQEESRNYENRRQGYRHRYNRSKSPREKRRSKSYSPLRNKESKENVGDKFRYRKESRDRYKEVQQKSLERNESRQKERSRERDNGSKERIRGENNRDKLEDRQERSRERREEDRSRERRTELNKDRKEERNREQKRLDVNLNSRRNRSKTPPKTLKKNSVSPPRKSHTPQNTKYGDHIQIETNSKKQSDNEIDSNQPEKNRNNTPIPLNRKSSSKSKTRSRSRDNYNPSSSKIYEKYSPSKESERSPTPLEDKSRLIQKSKEKIKQKKPQLPVVRLRSSSEDEMSPNDYDKEDEEQREKEIKMLKVLKSGLAAKAKESLEKKIPKLNSFSIPKLDVALMKVEKDEKRENVVKDSFDIKPFTTKSEKSSVDLKKLKEVRKILERYGSSDDDDNNLGENRKRTVSRSSRSKSKSKSKSISKERKSRSRSFSHSSYSSKRNSSQSRSSSSSSSRSSSRSSRSRSHSSSRSSSSSRSSSSGSRSRSPSIPRRHGSPSFLDRRRITSARKRPIPYHRQTPSSPSSVSSGSRSPWYIRKRSFSKSPSRTSRSASRSPRSP
- the LOC111426825 gene encoding serine/arginine repetitive matrix protein 2 isoform X2 yields the protein MFYGNSRRFSVDERVIFERLWRDALCQALGPKAPIRFANRRQCCCHCHCVMGNPHNQQRPLQILPPRNAMRSVVSVTETHQVAEAQQEKNARLREAFGISEYFVDGSSFDPDRQAKEQLAKQEKEKERALEREKEKEQEKQQAARYELVHTPSPEPQSNGNDKDKKKKKRKMSSSSEEHKKKKKSKKRKKEKSKDKKKKKRRRSSVSSDDESNSSSGDDSSSEDEKKKKRKKKKEKKKAKKRRHSSSDSSRESSPEPKKTKKDKTPPKKHQNQPTLSSRDQKNNKPSSKQDRRSRSIHKSSSGRRQSSESPYNRKERDRSRTNRYRQQEESRNYENRRQGYRHRYNRSKSPREKRRSKSYSPLRNKESKENVGDKFRYRKESRDRYKEVQQKSLERNESRQKERSRERDNGSKERIRGENNRDKLEDRQERSRERREEDRSRERRTELNKDRKEERNREQKRLDVNLNSRRNRSKTPPKTLKKNSVSPPRKSHTPQNTKYGDHIQIETNSKKQSDNEIDSNQPEKNRNNTPIPLNRKSSSKSKTRSRSRDNYNPSSSKIYEKYSPSKESERSPTPLEDKSRLIQKSKEKIKQKKPQLPVVRLRSSSEDEMSPNDYDKEDEEQREKEIKMLKVLKSGLAAKAKESLEKKIPKLNSFSIPKLDVALMKVEKDEKRENVVKDSFDIKPFTTKSEKSSVDLKKLKEVRKILERYGSSDDDDNNLGENRKRTVSRSSRSKSKSKSKSISKERKSRSRSFSHSSYSSKRNSSQSRSSSSSSSRSSSRSSRSRSHSSSRSSSSSRSSSSGSRSRSPSIPRRHGSPSFLDRRRITSARKRPIPYHRQTPSSPSSVSSGSRSPWYIRKRSFSKSPSRTSRSASRSPRSP
- the LOC111426825 gene encoding serine/arginine repetitive matrix protein 2 isoform X3, whose protein sequence is MYNGIGLATPRGSGTNGHVQRNWALVKPREKEKNYKTESELAVLDTAANKQPNKEILDHERKRKIELKCTEFADILEEQGYSEEAIKNKVNNYRNMLMGHDGKLEKTVDQWGRVCVTETHQVAEAQQEKNARLREAFGISEYFVDGSSFDPDRQAKEQLAKQEKEKERALEREKEKEQEKQQAARYELVHTPSPEPQSNGNDKDKKKKKRKMSSSSEEHKKKKKSKKRKKEKSKDKKKKKRRRSSVSSDDESNSSSGDDSSSEDEKKKKRKKKKEKKKAKKRRHSSSDSSRESSPEPKKTKKDKTPPKKHQNQPTLSSRDQKNNKPSSKQDRRSRSIHKSSSGRRQSSESPYNRKERDRSRTNRYRQQEESRNYENRRQGYRHRYNRSKSPREKRRSKSYSPLRNKESKENVGDKFRYRKESRDRYKEVQQKSLERNESRQKERSRERDNGSKERIRGENNRDKLEDRQERSRERREEDRSRERRTELNKDRKEERNREQKRLDVNLNSRRNRSKTPPKTLKKNSVSPPRKSHTPQNTKYGDHIQIETNSKKQSDNEIDSNQPEKNRNNTPIPLNRKSSSKSKTRSRSRDNYNPSSSKIYEKYSPSKESERSPTPLEDKSRLIQKSKEKIKQKKPQLPVVRLRSSSEDEMSPNDYDKEDEEQREKEIKMLKVLKSGLAAKAKESLEKKIPKLNSFSIPKLDVALMKVEKDEKRENVVKDSFDIKPFTTKSEKSSVDLKKLKEVRKILERYGSSDDDDNNLGENRKRTVSRSSRSKSKSKSKSISKERKSRSRSFSHSSYSSKRNSSQSRSSSSSSSRSSSRSSRSRSHSSSRSSSSSRSSSSGSRSRSPSIPRRHGSPSFLDRRRITSKK
- the LOC111426825 gene encoding micronuclear linker histone polyprotein isoform X4, which codes for MVCQSSVVIQNSVTETHQVAEAQQEKNARLREAFGISEYFVDGSSFDPDRQAKEQLAKQEKEKERALEREKEKEQEKQQAARYELVHTPSPEPQSNGNDKDKKKKKRKMSSSSEEHKKKKKSKKRKKEKSKDKKKKKRRRSSVSSDDESNSSSGDDSSSEDEKKKKRKKKKEKKKAKKRRHSSSDSSRESSPEPKKTKKDKTPPKKHQNQPTLSSRDQKNNKPSSKQDRRSRSIHKSSSGRRQSSESPYNRKERDRSRTNRYRQQEESRNYENRRQGYRHRYNRSKSPREKRRSKSYSPLRNKESKENVGDKFRYRKESRDRYKEVQQKSLERNESRQKERSRERDNGSKERIRGENNRDKLEDRQERSRERREEDRSRERRTELNKDRKEERNREQKRLDVNLNSRRNRSKTPPKTLKKNSVSPPRKSHTPQNTKYGDHIQIETNSKKQSDNEIDSNQPEKNRNNTPIPLNRKSSSKSKTRSRSRDNYNPSSSKIYEKYSPSKESERSPTPLEDKSRLIQKSKEKIKQKKPQLPVVRLRSSSEDEMSPNDYDKEDEEQREKEIKMLKVLKSGLAAKAKESLEKKIPKLNSFSIPKLDVALMKVEKDEKRENVVKDSFDIKPFTTKSEKSSVDLKKLKEVRKILERYGSSDDDDNNLGENRKRTVSRSSRSKSKSKSKSISKERKSRSRSFSHSSYSSKRNSSQSRSSSSSSSRSSSRSSRSRSHSSSRSSSSSRSSSSGSRSRSPSIPRRHGSPSFLDRRRITSARKRPIPYHRQTPSSPSSVSSGSRSPWYIRKRSFSKSPSRTSRSASRSPRSP
- the LOC111426825 gene encoding SRRM2 protein homolog rsr-2 isoform X5 encodes the protein MYNGIGLATPRGSGTNGHVQRNWALVKPREKEKNYKTESELAVLDTAANKQPNKEILDHERKRKIELKCTEFADILEEQGYSEEAIKNKVNNYRNMLMGHDGKLEKTVDQWGRVCVTETHQVAEAQQEKNARLREAFGISEYFVDGSSFDPDRQAKEQLAKQEKEKERALEREKEKEQEKQQAARYELVHTPSPEPQSNGNDKDKKKKKRKMSSSSEEHKKKKKSKKRKKEKPTGNGIVLARLI